In Fundidesulfovibrio terrae, a genomic segment contains:
- the ccsA gene encoding cytochrome c biogenesis protein CcsA — MTVVLAALAAVALAAAQWFIWVYAPVEETMGVVQKIFYIHLPMSLWAMASFLVVFVASVMVLLDKGGKWDRLAGASCELGVVFSGLALVTGSLWGKPIWNVWWTWDPRLTTTLIMWFVYAAYLILRQSGVGGERGPVVRAALGVVAFVDVPLVFYSARKWRSIHPTVFGSQGGGLEPEMLVTVLVSIAAVGIFWAALLSLRSRQLGQASAIRNVFLHQAR, encoded by the coding sequence ATGACAGTCGTTCTGGCCGCCTTGGCGGCCGTGGCACTGGCCGCGGCCCAATGGTTCATCTGGGTGTACGCTCCCGTGGAAGAGACCATGGGCGTGGTGCAGAAAATCTTCTACATCCACCTGCCCATGTCCCTGTGGGCCATGGCCAGCTTCCTCGTGGTGTTCGTGGCCTCGGTGATGGTGCTCCTGGACAAGGGCGGCAAGTGGGACCGGCTGGCCGGGGCCTCCTGCGAGCTGGGCGTGGTGTTCTCCGGGCTGGCCCTGGTGACCGGGTCGCTGTGGGGCAAGCCCATCTGGAACGTCTGGTGGACCTGGGACCCCAGGCTCACCACCACCCTCATCATGTGGTTCGTGTACGCGGCCTACCTGATCCTGCGCCAGAGCGGGGTGGGGGGCGAGCGTGGCCCGGTGGTGCGCGCGGCCCTTGGCGTGGTGGCCTTCGTGGACGTCCCGCTGGTGTTCTATTCGGCGCGCAAGTGGCGCTCCATCCACCCGACCGTCTTCGGCTCCCAGGGCGGGGGGCTCGAGCCCGAGATGCTCGTGACCGTGCTTGTGAGCATCGCGGCGGTGGGGATTTTCTGGGCCGCGCTCCTTTCCCTGCGCTCCCGGCAGCTGGGCCAGGCGTCGGCCATCCGGAACGTGTTTCTGCATCAGGCGAGGTGA
- a CDS encoding CcmD family protein: MGKENYLLAANVLVWLGLCGYVAFVASRQKRLERRLKQLETLQDDD, from the coding sequence ATGGGCAAGGAAAACTATCTGCTGGCGGCCAACGTGCTGGTCTGGCTCGGACTGTGCGGCTACGTGGCCTTCGTGGCCTCGCGCCAGAAGCGCCTGGAGCGCCGCTTGAAACAACTGGAAACTTTGCAAGATGACGACTGA
- a CDS encoding tetratricopeptide repeat protein codes for MRVNKAVLAVTFVGLLAMFAWSFLYRAQNPSLTAALDTRGAQAPGGEGGMGGMGSMGGPAMKAVVDAMAKLKENPEDPEALHQAADAFAEAELWDKASQMAEKALAKNPADKELLNLYGVILFRLERPSESVKAFEELLKLDPANVHARFNLGAVYKFGLQDPAKARPYFEAVQADPKADPEIREQAKQELTDGK; via the coding sequence ATGCGTGTGAATAAGGCCGTGCTGGCCGTGACCTTCGTCGGCCTCTTGGCCATGTTCGCGTGGTCCTTCCTGTACCGCGCCCAGAACCCTTCCCTGACCGCGGCCCTGGACACGCGCGGCGCGCAGGCTCCCGGAGGCGAGGGGGGCATGGGCGGCATGGGGTCCATGGGAGGACCGGCCATGAAGGCTGTGGTGGACGCCATGGCCAAGCTCAAGGAGAACCCCGAGGACCCCGAGGCCCTGCACCAGGCCGCCGATGCCTTCGCCGAGGCCGAGCTGTGGGACAAGGCGTCGCAGATGGCGGAAAAGGCCCTGGCCAAGAATCCCGCCGACAAGGAACTCCTGAATCTCTACGGGGTGATCCTGTTCCGCCTGGAGCGCCCTTCGGAATCGGTCAAGGCTTTCGAGGAACTGCTCAAGCTCGATCCGGCCAACGTCCACGCCCGGTTCAACCTGGGGGCGGTCTACAAGTTCGGCCTGCAGGACCCGGCCAAGGCCAGGCCCTATTTCGAGGCCGTGCAGGCCGACCCCAAGGCCGATCCCGAGATCAGGGAACAGGCCAAACAGGAACTGACGGACGGAAAGTAG
- a CDS encoding ABC transporter substrate-binding protein — MNFKRGLVMALAMAAFLAVGNLVLAADVIKIAVPSPFTGSAAGYGDNVKAGVAMKIEEVNAKGGVNGKMLEAVYFDEQCDPKEAATVGTKIAGDKDLVAIVGHLCSGAHLAALPNYVRVGVPALSPTATNVTISDKGKDAKGQPWSFRNVYLDDFQGVFLADYMLKVLNLKKVAVFYENNDYGIGLKDAFVKQAKANGLTVVGEEAYMKGATDFTPQLTKLKGSAPEALFIAGYYAEGSLIADQAKKLGMSVPKFGADGLDNADYIKLAGPAGDNTYLTTPFLAETAGPDAKAFIDAYKTKYKRDVDWMSANAYDAAGMIIEAISKVGPDRAKIREYLASINSKEKAYKGITGLTYFNEKGDCVKPAYVKMVKNGQFVPAEKQMTN; from the coding sequence ATGAACTTCAAGCGTGGCCTGGTCATGGCTCTCGCCATGGCCGCATTCCTGGCTGTCGGCAACCTGGTCCTGGCGGCCGATGTGATCAAGATCGCCGTCCCCTCGCCCTTCACCGGCTCCGCCGCCGGATACGGCGACAACGTCAAGGCCGGCGTGGCCATGAAGATCGAAGAGGTCAACGCCAAGGGCGGCGTGAACGGCAAGATGCTCGAGGCCGTCTACTTCGACGAACAGTGCGATCCCAAGGAAGCCGCCACCGTGGGCACCAAGATCGCCGGCGACAAGGACCTGGTCGCCATCGTGGGCCACCTGTGCTCCGGTGCCCACCTGGCCGCCCTGCCCAACTACGTGCGCGTGGGCGTGCCCGCTCTCTCCCCCACCGCCACCAACGTGACCATCTCCGACAAGGGCAAGGACGCCAAGGGCCAGCCCTGGAGCTTCCGCAACGTGTACCTGGACGACTTCCAGGGCGTCTTCCTGGCCGACTACATGCTCAAGGTGCTCAACCTGAAGAAAGTGGCCGTGTTCTATGAGAACAACGACTACGGCATCGGCCTCAAGGACGCCTTCGTGAAGCAGGCCAAGGCCAACGGCCTGACCGTGGTGGGCGAGGAAGCCTACATGAAGGGCGCCACCGACTTCACCCCCCAGCTGACCAAGCTGAAGGGCTCCGCCCCCGAGGCCCTGTTCATCGCCGGCTACTACGCCGAGGGCTCCCTCATCGCCGACCAGGCCAAGAAGCTGGGCATGAGCGTGCCCAAGTTCGGCGCCGACGGCCTGGACAACGCCGACTACATCAAGCTGGCTGGTCCCGCCGGTGACAACACCTACCTGACCACCCCCTTCCTGGCCGAGACCGCCGGTCCCGACGCCAAGGCCTTCATCGACGCCTACAAGACCAAGTACAAGCGCGATGTTGACTGGATGAGCGCGAATGCGTATGACGCCGCCGGAATGATCATCGAGGCCATTTCCAAGGTCGGCCCGGACCGCGCCAAGATCCGCGAGTACCTGGCTTCCATCAATTCCAAGGAAAAGGCCTACAAGGGCATCACCGGCCTGACCTACTTCAACGAGAAGGGCGACTGCGTGAAGCCTGCCTACGTGAAGATGGTCAAGAACGGCCAGTTCGTGCCCGCCGAAAAGCAGATGACGAACTAG
- a CDS encoding branched-chain amino acid ABC transporter permease: MFEQQLFNGLTLGLIYALIAVGYTMVYGVIELINFAHGEVYMLGAFLCITFIQGLGIPLFPAIALSMACCAAIGVFIDQIAYKPLRKAPRLAALITAIGVSIFLQNIAMIIWGSRPVPFTRSAVPAAFSETAFTLGSVNVSGLQVFIYAATIAMMVGLTLIINKTKVGTAMRALAQNPVSAALMGINVNRVISFTFALGSSLGAVAGILVGMYYNTLSATMGYNAGVKAFAAAVLGGIGSVPGAMLGGVVLGVAETLGAGYVSSQYRDGLGYAVMIAVILLRPSGLLGKSVAQKA; the protein is encoded by the coding sequence GTGTTCGAACAACAACTCTTCAATGGCTTGACCCTGGGGCTTATCTACGCGCTCATCGCCGTGGGCTACACCATGGTCTACGGCGTCATCGAGCTCATCAACTTCGCCCACGGCGAAGTGTACATGCTCGGGGCGTTTCTGTGCATCACCTTCATCCAGGGCCTGGGCATCCCCCTGTTCCCGGCCATCGCCCTCTCCATGGCCTGCTGCGCGGCCATAGGCGTGTTCATCGACCAGATCGCCTACAAGCCCCTGCGCAAGGCCCCGCGCCTGGCCGCCCTCATCACGGCCATCGGCGTCTCCATCTTTCTGCAGAACATCGCCATGATCATCTGGGGATCGCGCCCGGTGCCCTTCACCCGGTCCGCCGTTCCCGCCGCCTTCAGCGAAACGGCCTTCACCCTGGGCTCGGTCAACGTCTCGGGCCTGCAGGTCTTCATCTACGCCGCGACCATCGCCATGATGGTGGGCCTCACCCTCATCATCAACAAGACCAAGGTGGGCACGGCCATGCGCGCCCTGGCCCAGAACCCGGTCAGCGCGGCGCTCATGGGCATCAACGTCAACCGGGTCATCTCCTTCACCTTCGCCCTGGGCTCGAGCCTGGGCGCGGTGGCCGGCATCCTGGTGGGCATGTATTACAACACCCTCTCCGCCACCATGGGCTACAACGCGGGCGTCAAGGCGTTCGCCGCGGCGGTGCTGGGCGGCATCGGCTCGGTGCCCGGAGCCATGCTCGGCGGCGTTGTGCTGGGCGTGGCCGAAACCCTGGGAGCGGGCTACGTCTCCTCCCAATACCGGGACGGCCTGGGCTACGCGGTCATGATCGCGGTCATTCTGCTTCGTCCCTCGGGCCTGCTCGGCAAGAGCGTGGCCCAGAAGGCCTAG
- a CDS encoding branched-chain amino acid ABC transporter permease produces MSGNKTAIKLLGLAALLAFPMLPVSSEYVMHVAVLIMVYAVLAMGLNVLPGFCNLLDLGYVGFYGIGAYTAGILALNHNVSFWIIVPGAVAIGALCGMLRGAPTLRLSGDYFAIVTFGFTELVVLFLTNEIWLTRGPLGLPGIPPIGLSLEFLGIDWRYDFLSEIPYYYLGLVMVGAVYVVMCRIEDSRLGRAWLAIKEDPLAAASCGINLMAYKTVAFAFSAGVGALAGCFMAQWSMFLAPDVFKFWESFLVLCMIVLGGLGNINGAIVGAVVLIALGEILRVVLPKFGLPAETRFLVYGLIMILIMRFKPGGFFPAIAATSKKSRLILDLKARLQAERAG; encoded by the coding sequence ATGTCAGGAAACAAAACCGCAATCAAACTGCTCGGGCTGGCCGCCCTGCTGGCCTTCCCGATGCTGCCGGTCAGCAGCGAATACGTGATGCACGTAGCCGTGCTCATCATGGTCTACGCCGTGCTGGCCATGGGGCTCAACGTCCTGCCCGGATTCTGCAACCTGCTGGACCTCGGCTACGTGGGCTTCTACGGCATCGGGGCCTACACGGCGGGCATCCTGGCCCTCAACCACAACGTCAGCTTCTGGATCATCGTACCTGGGGCCGTGGCCATTGGAGCCTTGTGCGGCATGCTGCGCGGCGCTCCGACGCTCAGGCTCTCCGGCGACTACTTCGCCATCGTGACCTTCGGGTTCACCGAACTGGTGGTGCTCTTCCTCACCAACGAGATATGGCTCACGCGCGGTCCCCTGGGCCTGCCGGGCATCCCCCCCATCGGCCTGAGCCTGGAGTTCCTGGGCATCGACTGGCGCTACGACTTCCTGAGCGAGATTCCCTACTACTATCTTGGACTGGTCATGGTGGGCGCGGTCTATGTGGTCATGTGCCGCATCGAGGACTCGCGCCTGGGCCGGGCCTGGCTGGCCATCAAGGAAGACCCCCTGGCCGCAGCCAGCTGCGGCATCAACCTCATGGCCTACAAGACCGTGGCCTTCGCCTTCTCCGCCGGCGTCGGCGCCCTGGCCGGCTGCTTCATGGCCCAGTGGTCCATGTTCCTGGCCCCGGACGTGTTCAAGTTCTGGGAGTCCTTCCTGGTGCTGTGCATGATCGTGCTGGGCGGCCTCGGCAACATCAACGGGGCCATCGTGGGCGCCGTGGTGCTCATCGCCCTGGGCGAGATCCTGCGCGTGGTGCTGCCCAAGTTCGGGCTCCCCGCCGAGACGCGGTTTCTGGTCTACGGCCTCATCATGATTCTCATCATGCGCTTCAAGCCCGGCGGCTTCTTCCCGGCCATCGCCGCCACCAGCAAGAAGAGCAGGCTCATTTTGGACCTCAAGGCCAGGCTTCAGGCCGAGAGGGCGGGGTAG
- a CDS encoding ABC transporter ATP-binding protein gives MDTILKIDGVSKRFGGLLALADVSFDVAKGRILGLIGPNGAGKTTMFNCIAGIYKPTEGQIVFDKDGGPADVSGSRPEQMTQMGVARTFQNIRLFGSLPVLDNVRIGRHCRADQGFWGAVLRTKAQKAEEKLLVEQSMEYLDFVGLKNKALDLSSSLSYGDQRRLEIARALASEPKLLLLDEPAAGMNPQETASLVDLIHAILEKDVTVVLIEHDMKLVMSICEHLVVLDHGVKIAEGGPREIRENPEVIEAYLGRGAAHA, from the coding sequence ATGGACACCATTCTCAAGATCGACGGCGTGAGCAAACGCTTCGGCGGCCTCCTGGCCCTGGCCGACGTGAGCTTCGATGTGGCCAAGGGCCGCATCCTGGGCCTCATCGGCCCCAACGGCGCGGGCAAGACCACCATGTTCAACTGCATCGCGGGCATCTACAAGCCCACCGAAGGCCAGATCGTTTTCGACAAGGACGGCGGCCCGGCGGACGTGAGCGGCTCGCGTCCCGAGCAGATGACCCAGATGGGCGTGGCCCGCACCTTCCAGAACATCCGGCTCTTCGGCTCGCTGCCGGTGCTGGACAACGTGCGCATCGGCCGCCACTGCCGCGCGGACCAGGGATTCTGGGGCGCGGTGCTGCGCACCAAGGCCCAGAAGGCCGAAGAAAAGCTCCTGGTGGAGCAAAGCATGGAGTACCTGGACTTCGTGGGCCTGAAAAACAAGGCCCTGGACCTCTCCAGCTCCCTCTCCTACGGCGACCAGCGCCGCCTGGAGATCGCCCGGGCCCTGGCCAGCGAGCCCAAGCTCCTGCTGCTGGACGAACCCGCCGCGGGCATGAACCCCCAGGAGACCGCGTCCCTGGTGGACCTCATACACGCCATCCTGGAAAAGGACGTCACCGTGGTCCTCATCGAACACGACATGAAGCTGGTCATGAGCATCTGCGAACATCTGGTGGTTCTTGACCACGGGGTCAAGATCGCCGAGGGCGGCCCGCGCGAGATCAGGGAAAACCCGGAGGTCATCGAGGCCTACCTGGGCAGGGGGGCGGCCCATGCTTAG
- a CDS encoding ABC transporter ATP-binding protein: protein MLSLTGINTYYGSIHALKGVTLTVNQGEIVTLIGANGAGKTTTLMSISGVTQPKQGAIEFLGEDITKLSTEKIVAKGITQVPEGRMIFPRLTVRENLLMGAYLRNDKDGVKADEEKVYELFPKLLERSKQHGGTLSGGEQQMLAIGRALMARPKVLLLDEPSLGLAPIVVENIFEIIQRINREGVTILLVEQNAQMALHIAHRGYVLETGVVTLEGPAKDLLENPKVRSAYLGLD from the coding sequence ATGCTTAGTCTTACCGGCATCAACACCTATTACGGTTCCATACACGCCTTGAAGGGCGTGACGCTCACCGTGAACCAGGGCGAGATCGTCACCCTGATCGGCGCCAACGGCGCGGGCAAGACCACCACGCTCATGAGCATCTCCGGCGTGACCCAGCCCAAGCAGGGCGCAATCGAGTTCCTGGGCGAGGACATCACCAAGCTCTCCACGGAAAAGATCGTGGCCAAGGGCATCACCCAGGTGCCCGAGGGGCGCATGATCTTTCCGCGCCTCACGGTGCGCGAAAACCTGCTCATGGGAGCCTATCTTCGCAACGACAAGGACGGCGTGAAGGCGGACGAGGAGAAGGTCTACGAGCTTTTCCCCAAGCTTTTGGAGCGCTCCAAGCAGCACGGCGGAACGCTCTCCGGCGGCGAGCAGCAGATGCTTGCAATCGGACGCGCCCTCATGGCAAGACCCAAGGTGCTGCTCCTCGACGAGCCGAGCCTGGGGCTCGCGCCCATCGTGGTGGAGAACATCTTCGAGATCATCCAGCGCATCAACCGGGAAGGCGTGACCATCCTGCTCGTGGAGCAGAACGCGCAGATGGCCCTGCACATCGCCCACCGTGGATACGTGCTTGAAACCGGCGTGGTCACCCTTGAGGGGCCCGCCAAAGACCTGCTTGAAAACCCCAAGGTTCGCTCTGCGTACCTCGGACTCGACTAA
- the guaB gene encoding IMP dehydrogenase: MDDKITGLGLTFDDVLLIPAYSEVLPDQVDVSTSLTPEIRLNIPLLSAAMDTVTESRMAISMARNGGAGVIHKNMSVAQQKLEVEKVKKSESGMIIDPVTVHPDMTVADALKVMAEFSISGLPVVENDGLVGIVTNRDVRFVDDDVTKVRDVMTSEKLITVPVGTPLEIAKEHLHEHRIEKLLVVDENKKLKGLITIKDIDKIQKYPNACKDPLGRLRVGGAIGVGQGREERVEALLEAGCDFIVLDSAHGHTKNIITAVEAIRSQFPTIQLIAGNVGTYDGAKALIKAGADAVKVGIGPGSICTTRIVAGVGVPQITAIMEAVRAAREAGKCCIADGGIKFSGDVVKAIAAGADTVMMGSMFAGTEESPGETILYQGRTYKIYRGMGSIDAMREGSADRYSQDNKSNKLVPEGIVGRVPFKGHVAESIYQMVGGLRSGMGYVGVSTIKELQVKPRFTRISPAGLRESHVHDVIITKESPNYRVESY; this comes from the coding sequence ATGGACGACAAGATTACCGGCCTGGGCCTCACCTTCGACGACGTATTGCTGATTCCCGCCTATTCGGAGGTCCTGCCCGATCAGGTGGACGTCTCCACCTCGCTCACTCCGGAGATCCGGCTGAACATCCCGCTTCTTTCGGCGGCCATGGACACCGTCACCGAGTCGCGCATGGCCATCTCCATGGCCCGCAACGGCGGCGCTGGCGTCATCCACAAGAACATGTCCGTGGCCCAGCAGAAGCTCGAGGTCGAGAAGGTCAAGAAGAGCGAGTCGGGCATGATCATCGACCCGGTGACCGTGCACCCGGACATGACCGTGGCCGACGCCCTGAAGGTCATGGCCGAGTTTTCCATCTCCGGGCTGCCCGTGGTGGAGAACGACGGCCTGGTGGGCATCGTCACCAACCGCGACGTGCGCTTCGTGGACGACGACGTCACCAAGGTGCGCGACGTCATGACCAGCGAGAAGCTGATCACGGTGCCCGTGGGCACGCCCCTGGAGATCGCCAAGGAGCACCTGCACGAGCACCGCATCGAGAAGCTTTTGGTGGTGGACGAGAACAAGAAGCTCAAGGGCCTCATCACCATCAAGGACATCGACAAGATTCAGAAGTACCCCAACGCCTGCAAGGACCCCCTGGGACGCCTGCGTGTGGGCGGGGCCATCGGCGTGGGCCAGGGCCGAGAGGAGCGCGTGGAGGCCCTGCTCGAGGCCGGGTGCGACTTCATCGTCCTGGATTCGGCCCACGGCCACACCAAAAACATCATCACCGCCGTGGAGGCCATCCGCTCCCAGTTTCCCACCATCCAGCTGATCGCCGGAAACGTGGGCACCTACGACGGGGCCAAGGCCCTCATCAAGGCCGGGGCGGACGCCGTGAAGGTGGGCATCGGACCCGGTTCCATCTGCACCACCCGCATTGTGGCCGGCGTGGGCGTGCCCCAGATCACGGCCATCATGGAAGCCGTGCGAGCAGCCCGCGAGGCGGGCAAGTGCTGCATAGCCGACGGCGGCATCAAGTTCTCCGGCGACGTGGTCAAGGCCATCGCCGCCGGGGCCGACACGGTCATGATGGGCTCCATGTTCGCCGGAACCGAGGAAAGCCCGGGCGAGACCATTCTCTACCAGGGCCGCACCTACAAGATCTATCGCGGCATGGGCTCCATCGACGCCATGCGCGAGGGCAGCGCCGACCGCTACTCCCAGGACAACAAGTCCAACAAGCTGGTGCCCGAGGGCATCGTGGGCAGGGTGCCCTTCAAGGGGCACGTGGCCGAGTCCATCTACCAGATGGTGGGCGGGCTGCGCTCCGGCATGGGCTACGTGGGCGTTTCGACCATCAAGGAACTGCAGGTGAAGCCCCGCTTCACCCGCATCTCCCCGGCGGGGCTGCGCGAATCCCACGTCCATGACGTGATCATCACCAAGGAATCCCCCAACTACAGGGTGGAGAGTTACTGA
- the guaA gene encoding glutamine-hydrolyzing GMP synthase, whose translation MQHNDTVVILDFGSQYTQLIARRVREAGVYSEIHPCTLSADKLKAIAPKAVILSGGPASVRDVDSPQLDPAVLELGVPVLGICYGMQLLANTLPGGAVASAKEREYGRAELSFSGKSPLWEGIEAAGAHTVWMSHGDHVVSIPDGFEVIARTGSVEAAAMQDASRNIYALQFHPEVAHTEDGVAILNNFLFKIANVGTGWTMASYVESEVAALREKLGDDHVVCALSGGVDSTVVAVLLHKAIGKRLHCIFVDNGVLRLHEGEEVVNYLREHFDLNLKYVQAQDRFLDRLEGVEDPEKKRKIIGHTFIEVFEEEAKAIPGVKWLAQGTLYPDVIESVSFKGGPSVVIKSHHNVGGLPEKMDLKLVEPLRELFKDEVRKVAYELGMPESIIWRHPFPGPGLAIRIIGAITRERLDILRRADKIVQAELLASDWYRKVWQGFAVLLPLKTVGVMGDDRTYENVCALRIVDSLDAMTADWSRVPTDILARISNRIINEVKGINRVVLDISSKPPATIEWE comes from the coding sequence ATGCAACACAACGACACTGTCGTCATCCTGGACTTCGGCTCCCAGTACACCCAGCTCATCGCGCGCCGCGTGCGCGAGGCCGGGGTCTACTCGGAAATCCATCCCTGCACCTTGAGCGCCGACAAGCTCAAGGCCATCGCCCCCAAGGCGGTCATCCTCTCCGGCGGACCGGCCAGCGTGCGCGACGTGGATTCCCCCCAGCTGGACCCCGCCGTGCTCGAGCTCGGCGTGCCGGTGCTGGGCATCTGCTACGGCATGCAGCTCCTGGCCAACACCCTGCCCGGAGGCGCGGTGGCCTCTGCCAAGGAGCGCGAATACGGCCGGGCCGAGCTGAGCTTTTCGGGCAAGAGCCCCCTCTGGGAAGGCATCGAGGCCGCCGGGGCGCACACGGTCTGGATGTCCCACGGCGACCACGTGGTCTCCATCCCGGACGGGTTCGAGGTCATCGCCCGCACGGGCAGCGTCGAGGCCGCGGCCATGCAGGACGCATCCCGGAACATCTACGCCCTGCAGTTCCACCCCGAAGTGGCCCACACCGAGGACGGCGTGGCCATCCTGAACAACTTCCTGTTCAAGATCGCCAACGTGGGCACCGGCTGGACCATGGCCAGCTACGTGGAATCCGAAGTGGCGGCCCTGCGCGAGAAGCTGGGGGACGACCACGTGGTCTGCGCGCTCTCGGGCGGCGTGGACTCCACGGTGGTGGCGGTGCTCCTGCACAAGGCCATCGGCAAGCGCCTGCACTGCATCTTCGTGGACAACGGCGTGCTGCGCCTGCACGAGGGCGAGGAAGTCGTCAACTACCTGCGTGAGCACTTCGACCTGAACCTCAAGTACGTCCAGGCCCAGGACCGCTTCCTGGACCGCCTGGAGGGCGTCGAGGACCCGGAGAAGAAGCGCAAGATCATCGGCCACACCTTCATCGAGGTCTTCGAGGAAGAGGCCAAGGCCATCCCCGGCGTGAAGTGGCTGGCCCAGGGCACCCTGTACCCGGACGTGATCGAGTCCGTGAGCTTCAAGGGCGGCCCCAGCGTGGTCATCAAGAGCCACCACAACGTGGGCGGCCTGCCCGAGAAGATGGACCTCAAGCTGGTGGAGCCCCTGCGCGAACTCTTCAAGGACGAGGTGCGCAAGGTGGCCTACGAGCTGGGCATGCCGGAAAGCATCATCTGGCGCCATCCCTTCCCGGGACCGGGCCTGGCCATCCGCATCATCGGGGCCATCACCCGCGAGCGCCTGGACATCCTGCGCCGCGCCGACAAGATCGTGCAGGCCGAGCTTCTGGCCTCGGACTGGTACCGCAAGGTCTGGCAGGGATTCGCGGTGCTCCTGCCGCTCAAGACCGTGGGCGTCATGGGCGACGACCGCACCTACGAGAACGTGTGCGCGCTGCGCATCGTGGACTCCCTGGACGCCATGACCGCCGACTGGTCGCGCGTGCCCACGGACATCCTGGCGCGCATCTCCAACCGCATCATCAACGAGGTCAAGGGAATCAACCGGGTCGTGCTGGACATCTCCTCCAAGCCGCCCGCGACCATCGAATGGGAGTAA
- the tatB gene encoding Sec-independent protein translocase protein TatB, giving the protein MFGIGSTEFLVILVVALVLIGPQKLPELLKAVGKGINEFRRMSSDVRSTLEREIERADEAKRIEETKKELFGDAPAQPEEAQAATAVPEAAAQPQADAAPQAAPAPAAVAETPGNGHDASGQPAAQAAADQQAQPAEAGHAAPVQAAKPEAPAQEKSHA; this is encoded by the coding sequence ATGTTCGGCATCGGCTCCACCGAGTTCCTGGTCATCCTGGTGGTGGCCCTGGTGCTCATCGGGCCCCAGAAGCTGCCCGAGCTTTTGAAGGCCGTCGGCAAGGGCATCAACGAGTTCAGGCGCATGAGTTCCGACGTGCGCAGCACCCTTGAACGCGAGATCGAAAGGGCCGACGAGGCCAAGCGCATCGAGGAGACCAAGAAGGAGCTGTTCGGCGACGCTCCGGCCCAGCCTGAGGAGGCCCAGGCGGCCACCGCCGTCCCTGAGGCGGCCGCGCAGCCCCAGGCCGACGCGGCCCCGCAGGCCGCGCCCGCGCCCGCCGCCGTTGCCGAAACGCCCGGGAACGGGCATGATGCATCCGGCCAGCCTGCGGCGCAGGCCGCGGCCGACCAACAGGCGCAACCGGCCGAAGCCGGACACGCGGCCCCCGTTCAGGCCGCCAAACCGGAAGCTCCGGCCCAGGAAAAGAGCCATGCGTAA
- the hisB gene encoding imidazoleglycerol-phosphate dehydratase HisB, which yields MRKARITRTTKETSIELELELDGQGTAEVSTGVGFADHMLTLLAFWSGMDIKLFCKGDLHVDAHHTLEDIGLCLGQALCDALGDKAGINRVGHARFPLDEALSEAVVDLSGRAYLVYEDGLLPAQVAGEEKDVWREFFKSLAFKGQMNLHVRMLYGKNAHHLLESSFKALGVALRQAVARERAGVPSTKGSLG from the coding sequence ATGCGTAAAGCCCGGATCACCCGCACCACCAAGGAAACCTCCATCGAGCTGGAACTCGAGCTCGACGGCCAGGGCACGGCGGAAGTTTCCACGGGGGTCGGATTCGCCGACCACATGCTGACCCTGCTGGCCTTCTGGTCCGGCATGGATATCAAGCTCTTCTGCAAGGGCGACCTGCACGTGGACGCGCACCACACCCTGGAGGACATCGGCCTGTGCCTGGGGCAGGCCCTTTGCGACGCCCTCGGCGACAAGGCCGGGATCAACAGGGTGGGGCATGCCCGCTTCCCCCTGGACGAGGCGCTCTCCGAGGCCGTGGTTGACCTCTCCGGCCGGGCCTATCTGGTCTACGAGGACGGCCTGCTGCCGGCTCAGGTGGCTGGCGAGGAAAAGGATGTCTGGCGGGAGTTCTTCAAATCCCTGGCCTTCAAGGGCCAGATGAACCTGCACGTCCGCATGCTCTACGGCAAGAACGCACACCACCTGCTGGAGTCGTCCTTCAAGGCGCTCGGGGTGGCGCTGCGCCAGGCCGTGGCGCGTGAGAGGGCCGGGGTGCCCAGCACCAAAGGGAGCCTAGGCTGA